One Luteimonas sp. MC1825 DNA segment encodes these proteins:
- the guaA gene encoding glutamine-hydrolyzing GMP synthase, whose protein sequence is MTDPHRDKILILDFGAQYTQLIARRVRELGTYCEIWAWDHDPAEIAAFAPKGIILSGGPESTTGIDAPVAPQEVFDSGVPVLGICYGMQTMAKQLGGETEAADAREFGHAEVVLVASDRLFGELKDHPGLPPRLDVWMSHGDHVSRAPPGFTVTARTARVPVAAFANEDRRWYGVQFHPEVTHTKSGHELLRRFVVEICGCDTLWTAEHIIDDQVARVRAAVGGDEVILGLSGGVDSSVVAALLHRAIGDQLTCVFVDTGLLRWQEGDQVMATFADASDAHGLGIRVIRVDARERYFAALAGVTDPEAKRKIIGNLFVEIFDEQAGKLANAKWLAQGTIYPDVIESAGSKTGKAHVIKSHHNVGGLPEHMKMGLVEPLRELFKDEVRRIGVALGLPHEMVYRHPFPGPGLGVRILGEVRPEYAELLARADAIFIEELRKADLYDSTSQAFAVFLPVKSVGVVGDARAYEWVIALRAVETIDFMTAQWAHLPYEFLGRVSNRIINEVRGVSRVVYDISGKPPATIEWE, encoded by the coding sequence ATGACCGACCCGCATCGCGACAAGATCCTGATCCTCGACTTCGGCGCGCAGTACACGCAGCTGATCGCGCGCCGCGTGCGCGAACTGGGCACCTACTGCGAGATCTGGGCCTGGGACCATGACCCGGCCGAGATCGCCGCGTTCGCGCCCAAGGGAATCATCCTGTCCGGGGGGCCGGAGTCGACCACCGGCATCGATGCCCCGGTCGCGCCGCAGGAGGTCTTCGACAGCGGCGTGCCGGTGCTGGGCATCTGCTACGGCATGCAGACCATGGCCAAGCAGCTGGGCGGCGAGACCGAGGCCGCCGACGCGCGCGAGTTCGGCCATGCCGAAGTCGTGCTGGTCGCCTCCGACCGCCTGTTCGGCGAGCTGAAGGACCATCCGGGCCTGCCGCCACGGTTGGACGTGTGGATGAGCCACGGTGACCACGTCTCGCGCGCGCCGCCCGGCTTCACCGTCACCGCAAGGACCGCGCGTGTGCCGGTGGCGGCGTTCGCCAACGAGGACAGGCGCTGGTACGGCGTGCAGTTCCACCCCGAGGTCACCCACACCAAGTCCGGGCACGAGCTGCTGCGCCGGTTCGTGGTGGAGATCTGCGGCTGCGACACGCTGTGGACGGCCGAGCACATCATCGACGACCAGGTGGCGCGCGTGCGCGCGGCCGTCGGCGGCGACGAGGTCATCCTCGGCCTGTCCGGCGGCGTCGACTCGTCCGTGGTCGCGGCCCTGCTGCACCGCGCGATCGGCGACCAGCTGACCTGCGTGTTCGTCGATACGGGCCTCTTGCGCTGGCAGGAAGGCGACCAGGTCATGGCCACCTTCGCCGACGCCTCCGACGCGCACGGCCTGGGCATCCGCGTGATCCGGGTCGATGCGCGCGAGCGTTATTTCGCGGCGCTCGCCGGGGTCACCGACCCCGAGGCCAAGCGCAAGATCATCGGCAACCTGTTCGTCGAGATCTTCGACGAGCAGGCCGGCAAGCTCGCCAATGCCAAGTGGCTGGCGCAGGGCACGATCTATCCGGACGTCATCGAATCCGCCGGCAGCAAGACCGGCAAGGCGCACGTCATCAAGAGCCACCACAACGTCGGCGGCCTGCCTGAGCACATGAAGATGGGCCTGGTGGAGCCCCTGCGCGAACTGTTCAAGGACGAGGTGCGGCGCATCGGCGTGGCGCTCGGACTGCCGCACGAGATGGTCTACCGGCATCCGTTCCCGGGCCCCGGCCTCGGCGTGCGCATCCTGGGCGAGGTGCGCCCGGAATACGCGGAGCTGCTGGCGCGCGCGGATGCCATCTTCATCGAGGAACTGCGCAAGGCGGACCTGTACGACAGCACCAGCCAGGCGTTCGCCGTGTTCCTGCCGGTAAAGTCGGTGGGCGTGGTGGGTGATGCGCGGGCCTACGAGTGGGTGATCGCATTGCGCGCGGTGGAGACCATCGACTTCATGACCGCGCAGTGGGCGCACCTGCCGTACGAGTTCCTCGGGCGTGTGTCCAACCGCATCATCAACGAGGTCCGCGGCGTGTCGCGCGTGGTGTACGACATCAGCGGCAAGCCGCCCGCCACGATCGAATGGGAGTGA
- the tadA gene encoding tRNA adenosine(34) deaminase TadA, with protein MGVRPALHAPEADTARDLHWMHHALSLADRAQGEDDEIPVGAVLVDAAGRLLGEGWNRNITEHDPSAHAEIVAMREAGRTLGNHRLLGCTLYVTLEPCAMCAMAMVHARVERVVFGATDPKTGAAGSVFDLLADPRHNHRVLVDGGVLAEEAGARLRSYFRAKRGRPPA; from the coding sequence ATGGGAGTGAGGCCTGCATTGCACGCGCCCGAAGCCGACACCGCACGCGACCTGCACTGGATGCACCACGCCCTTTCCCTCGCCGACCGCGCGCAGGGCGAGGACGACGAGATCCCGGTAGGGGCGGTGCTGGTGGACGCGGCAGGGAGGTTGCTCGGCGAAGGCTGGAACCGCAACATCACCGAGCACGATCCCAGCGCGCATGCCGAGATCGTCGCCATGCGCGAGGCAGGCAGGACGCTGGGCAACCACCGCCTGCTCGGCTGCACGCTGTACGTAACGCTGGAGCCCTGCGCGATGTGCGCCATGGCGATGGTGCACGCGCGCGTGGAGCGCGTGGTATTTGGCGCCACGGATCCCAAGACCGGTGCGGCAGGCAGCGTGTTCGACCTGCTGGCCGACCCGCGTCACAACCATCGCGTGTTGGTGGATGGTGGCGTGCTGGCCGAGGAAGCCGGCGCGCGCCTGCGCAGCTATTTCCGTGCCAAGCGCGGCCGCCCGCCGGCTTGA
- the orn gene encoding oligoribonuclease: MGANDRLVWIDLEMTGLDTGSDTILEIATVVTDANLEVLATGPELAIAHPLERLEAMDDWNRNQHGRSGLWRRVLEEGVDMAEAEERTLAFLAEWIGPNQSPICGNSICQDRRFLHRCMPRLERYFHYRNLDVSTVKELARRWAPEVLAGVRKAGTHTALSDVQDSIAELRHYRQAMGAFAPHD; encoded by the coding sequence GTGGGCGCGAACGACAGGCTGGTCTGGATCGACCTTGAAATGACCGGGCTCGACACCGGCAGCGACACGATCCTCGAGATCGCGACTGTCGTCACCGATGCCAACCTCGAGGTGCTGGCCACCGGCCCGGAGCTTGCGATCGCGCATCCGCTCGAACGCCTCGAAGCGATGGACGACTGGAACCGCAACCAGCATGGCCGATCCGGCCTGTGGCGGCGCGTGCTGGAGGAGGGCGTCGACATGGCCGAGGCGGAGGAGCGCACTCTGGCCTTCCTCGCCGAATGGATCGGGCCGAACCAATCCCCGATCTGCGGCAACTCGATCTGCCAGGACCGGCGTTTCCTGCACCGCTGCATGCCGCGGCTGGAGCGTTATTTCCACTACCGAAACCTCGACGTGAGTACGGTCAAGGAACTGGCGCGGCGCTGGGCTCCGGAGGTCCTTGCGGGCGTGCGCAAGGCCGGCACGCACACCGCGCTCTCCGACGTGCAGGACTCCATCGCCGAACTGCGCCACTACCGCCAGGCGATGGGCGCCTTCGCTCCGCACGACTGA
- a CDS encoding DUF2254 domain-containing protein, with product MTSRLHWLLLHLTRKLWFRASLFSVIAVGTALAGALASPYIPAELAAQLGANAVGNILDILGSSMLAVTIFSLSTMVSAYASATSSATPRAIQLLLADTTSQNTLAIFIGSFVFSLAGLIALSTGYYGEQGRLALFVVSLAVTVVIVVALLRWIDHVSRLGRVGDTTDRVEEAASAAMRSRRELPHLGGQPLRDPGQDIPGDARTIRSRCIGYVQHIDMGALQELAGSHHGQLFLCVLPGAFVDHSRALAHGLGMPANDKVDASVCKAFTIQDTRSFDQDPRFGASVLSEIASRALSPAINDPGTAIDVIGRAVRLLSIWSEPVEPRAVDYPLVHVPGIALIDLFYDLFTPIARDGAAVVEVGIRLQKGLRALVHLDGPRYAHAARHHSRLACERAMAVLRIEHDKASIRALAEEIAGSPVA from the coding sequence ATGACATCACGCCTGCACTGGCTGCTGCTGCATCTGACCCGCAAACTCTGGTTCCGCGCCAGCCTGTTCTCGGTGATCGCGGTGGGAACCGCGCTTGCCGGCGCGTTGGCAAGCCCTTACATACCGGCCGAGCTTGCCGCCCAGCTCGGCGCCAATGCAGTCGGCAACATCCTCGACATCCTGGGCTCCAGCATGCTGGCGGTCACCATCTTCTCGCTCAGCACCATGGTGTCGGCCTATGCATCGGCGACCAGCAGCGCCACTCCGCGTGCGATCCAGCTGTTGCTGGCGGACACGACCAGCCAGAACACGCTGGCGATCTTCATCGGCTCGTTCGTGTTCAGCCTGGCTGGCCTGATCGCATTGAGCACCGGGTACTACGGCGAGCAGGGCCGCCTTGCCCTGTTCGTGGTGAGCCTGGCGGTGACCGTGGTGATCGTGGTGGCCCTGCTGCGCTGGATCGATCACGTATCCAGGCTCGGCCGCGTCGGTGACACCACCGACCGGGTCGAGGAGGCTGCCAGCGCCGCCATGCGCAGCCGCCGCGAACTGCCGCACCTGGGCGGCCAGCCCCTGCGCGATCCGGGTCAGGACATCCCCGGCGATGCCCGCACGATTCGATCACGCTGCATCGGGTACGTGCAGCACATCGACATGGGTGCGTTGCAGGAGTTGGCTGGATCCCACCACGGGCAACTGTTCCTGTGCGTACTGCCCGGGGCGTTCGTCGATCACTCGCGGGCCCTTGCGCACGGTCTTGGCATGCCGGCCAACGACAAGGTCGATGCGTCGGTGTGCAAGGCCTTCACCATCCAGGACACGCGGTCGTTCGACCAGGACCCCCGTTTCGGGGCTTCGGTGCTGTCGGAAATCGCTTCACGGGCGCTGTCACCCGCGATCAACGACCCGGGCACCGCGATCGACGTGATCGGTCGCGCGGTGCGCCTGCTGTCGATCTGGAGCGAGCCCGTCGAGCCTCGTGCAGTCGACTACCCGCTGGTGCACGTGCCCGGCATCGCGCTCATCGACCTGTTCTACGACCTGTTCACCCCGATCGCGCGCGATGGCGCAGCGGTGGTCGAGGTGGGTATTCGCCTGCAGAAGGGCTTGCGCGCACTTGTCCATCTGGACGGACCACGCTATGCCCATGCCGCGCGACACCATTCGCGCCTTGCCTGCGAGCGCGCGATGGCCGTGCTGCGGATCGAACACGACAAGGCGTCGATCCGCGCGCTTGCCGAAGAGATTGCCGGGAGCCCTGTCGCCTGA
- the ppsA gene encoding phosphoenolpyruvate synthase — protein MSANILWLDDLRLTDLAQVGGKNSSLGEMIGNLARLGVSVPGGFATTADAFQAFVAHNDLHQRIFDKLATLDVEDVPALNLAGAEIRGWVIAAPLQAELEQEIRDAYAKLCASNGGGEVAVAVRSSATAEDLPDASFAGQQETYLNVTGADDVVVKVKEVFASLYNDRAIAYRVHHGFKHEDVFLSAGVQLMVRSDIGASGVLFTLDTESGFRDVVFITSSYGLGENVVQGAVNPDEFYVYKPTLRQGKPAILRRSLGAKQIRMVYSDQPGERVRNEDTPVALRNRFSIDDADVAELARQALTIEEHYGRPMDIEWAKDGASGKLFIVQARPETVRSRAKATQIERYMLGARGPVVTEGRAIGQKIGSGTARVVRTLDDMNRVQPGDVLVADMTDPDWEPVMKRAAAIVTNRGGRTCHAAIIARELGVPAVVGTGNGLDTIKDGSVVTISCAEGDTGYIYDGALPFEHITTDLSSMPEAPLKIMMNVANPERAFDFGQLPNAGIGLARLEMIIAAHIGVHPNALLQYDQQDADIRRKIDERIAGYAGPVEFYVDRLAEGIATLTASVAPNPVIVRMSDFKSNEYANLLGGQRYEPEEENPMIGFRGASRYVDPSFADAFALECKAVLRVREEMGLDNLWVMIPFVRTLDEGRKVLDVLEANGLVRGRNGLKVIMMCEVPSNALLADEFLEMFDGFSIGSNDLTQLTLGLDRDSAVVAHLFDERDPAVKKLLSMAIQTAKAKGKYIGICGQGPSDHPDLAEWLMQEGIESLSLNPDTVVDTWLRLAKLKAAG, from the coding sequence TTGAGCGCCAATATCCTGTGGCTAGACGATCTGCGCCTGACCGACCTTGCCCAGGTGGGCGGCAAGAACTCCTCGCTCGGCGAGATGATCGGCAACCTGGCAAGGCTCGGCGTTTCGGTGCCTGGCGGGTTTGCCACGACCGCGGATGCCTTCCAGGCGTTCGTGGCGCACAACGACCTGCACCAGCGGATCTTCGACAAACTGGCCACGCTCGACGTGGAGGACGTGCCGGCGCTGAACCTTGCCGGCGCCGAGATCCGCGGCTGGGTGATCGCGGCCCCGCTGCAGGCGGAGCTTGAACAGGAGATCCGCGACGCCTACGCAAAGCTGTGCGCCAGCAACGGCGGCGGTGAGGTCGCGGTGGCAGTGCGCTCCTCGGCCACGGCCGAAGACCTGCCCGACGCCAGCTTCGCGGGCCAGCAGGAAACCTATCTCAACGTCACCGGCGCCGACGACGTGGTCGTCAAGGTCAAGGAGGTGTTCGCCAGCCTCTACAACGACCGCGCCATCGCCTACCGCGTGCACCACGGCTTCAAGCACGAGGACGTGTTCCTGTCGGCCGGCGTGCAGCTGATGGTGCGCTCGGACATCGGCGCGTCCGGCGTGCTGTTCACGCTCGACACCGAGTCCGGCTTCCGCGACGTGGTGTTCATCACCTCCAGCTACGGCCTGGGCGAGAACGTCGTGCAGGGCGCGGTGAACCCGGACGAGTTCTATGTCTACAAGCCCACGCTGCGCCAGGGCAAGCCGGCGATCCTGCGCCGCTCGCTCGGCGCCAAGCAGATCCGCATGGTGTATTCCGACCAGCCCGGCGAGCGCGTGCGCAACGAGGACACCCCCGTAGCGCTGCGCAACCGCTTCTCGATCGACGATGCCGACGTGGCGGAGCTTGCCCGCCAGGCGCTGACCATCGAAGAGCACTACGGCCGCCCGATGGACATCGAGTGGGCGAAAGACGGCGCCAGCGGCAAGCTGTTCATCGTCCAGGCGCGCCCCGAGACGGTCAGGTCGCGCGCCAAGGCCACGCAGATCGAGCGCTACATGCTGGGCGCGCGCGGCCCCGTGGTCACGGAAGGCCGCGCCATCGGCCAGAAGATCGGCAGCGGCACCGCGCGCGTAGTGCGCACGCTGGACGACATGAACCGCGTGCAGCCCGGCGACGTGCTGGTCGCCGACATGACCGACCCCGACTGGGAGCCGGTGATGAAGCGCGCCGCCGCCATCGTCACCAACCGTGGCGGCCGCACCTGCCACGCCGCCATCATCGCCCGCGAGCTCGGCGTGCCGGCGGTCGTGGGCACGGGCAACGGCCTGGATACGATCAAGGACGGCAGCGTCGTCACCATCAGCTGCGCCGAAGGCGACACCGGCTACATCTATGACGGCGCCCTGCCATTCGAGCACATCACCACCGACCTGTCGTCGATGCCCGAAGCGCCGCTCAAGATCATGATGAACGTGGCCAACCCGGAGCGCGCGTTCGACTTCGGCCAGCTGCCCAACGCCGGCATCGGCCTCGCGCGCCTGGAGATGATCATCGCCGCCCACATCGGCGTGCACCCCAACGCCCTGCTGCAGTACGACCAGCAGGACGCGGACATCCGCAGGAAGATCGACGAACGCATCGCCGGTTACGCGGGCCCGGTCGAGTTCTATGTCGACCGGCTCGCCGAGGGCATCGCCACGCTGACCGCGTCGGTGGCGCCGAACCCGGTGATCGTGCGCATGTCGGACTTCAAGTCCAACGAGTACGCGAACCTGCTCGGCGGCCAGCGCTACGAGCCGGAAGAAGAGAACCCGATGATCGGCTTCCGCGGGGCCAGCCGCTATGTCGATCCGTCGTTCGCGGATGCCTTCGCGCTCGAGTGCAAGGCGGTGCTGCGCGTGCGCGAGGAGATGGGTCTCGACAACCTGTGGGTGATGATCCCGTTCGTGCGCACGCTGGACGAAGGCCGGAAAGTACTCGATGTGCTCGAGGCCAACGGCCTGGTGCGCGGCCGCAACGGGCTCAAGGTCATCATGATGTGCGAGGTGCCCTCCAACGCGCTGCTGGCGGACGAGTTCCTGGAAATGTTCGACGGGTTCTCGATCGGCTCCAACGACCTGACCCAGCTGACCCTGGGCCTGGACCGGGATTCGGCGGTGGTCGCCCACCTGTTCGACGAGCGCGACCCGGCGGTGAAGAAGCTGCTGTCGATGGCCATCCAGACCGCGAAGGCCAAGGGCAAGTACATCGGCATCTGCGGCCAGGGCCCGAGCGACCATCCGGATCTCGCCGAATGGCTGATGCAGGAAGGCATCGAGTCCCTGTCGCTCAACCCCGACACCGTGGTCGACACCTGGCTGAGGCTGGCGAAGTTGAAGGCTGCCGGCTGA
- a CDS encoding pyruvate, water dikinase regulatory protein, with the protein MPMPRPVFYVSDGTGITAETIGHSLLTQFTDTRFSTERIPFVDSVERATEIAARIQAAGVTSGLRPIVVNSCVDPDLTQAIAGSGALVLDVFAPFIAPLEAELGQMRQSRVGQAHGMVDFDSYHRRINAMNYALTHDDGIAINYDAADVILVAVSRAGKTPTCVYLALHYGVSAANYPLTEEDLEHDRLPPRLRAHRSKLFALTIDPVRLQQIRQERRPNSKYSQLETCRREVAAAEALYRAERVPVLSTTHTSIEEIASKVMNTLGIRRGMF; encoded by the coding sequence ATGCCCATGCCGCGCCCGGTCTTTTACGTCTCAGACGGCACCGGAATCACCGCAGAGACGATCGGCCACAGCCTGCTGACGCAGTTCACCGATACCCGCTTCTCCACCGAGCGCATTCCATTCGTGGACAGCGTGGAGCGCGCCACCGAGATCGCCGCGCGCATCCAGGCGGCCGGCGTGACCAGCGGCCTGCGCCCGATCGTGGTCAATTCCTGCGTGGATCCCGACCTGACCCAGGCGATCGCCGGGAGCGGGGCACTGGTATTGGACGTGTTTGCGCCGTTCATCGCGCCGCTGGAGGCTGAACTGGGCCAGATGCGCCAATCCCGCGTCGGCCAGGCGCACGGCATGGTCGACTTCGACAGCTACCACCGGCGCATCAACGCCATGAACTACGCGCTGACCCACGACGACGGCATCGCCATCAACTACGACGCCGCCGACGTGATCCTGGTCGCGGTGTCGCGCGCCGGCAAGACGCCGACCTGCGTCTACCTGGCCCTGCATTACGGCGTGAGCGCGGCCAACTACCCGCTGACCGAAGAGGACCTGGAACACGACCGTCTGCCGCCACGGCTGCGCGCGCACCGCAGCAAGCTGTTCGCGCTGACCATCGACCCGGTGCGGTTGCAGCAGATCCGCCAGGAGCGGCGCCCCAATTCGAAGTATTCGCAGCTGGAGACCTGCAGGCGCGAGGTGGCGGCGGCGGAGGCGCTTTACCGCGCCGAGCGTGTGCCGGTGTTGAGCACCACGCACACCTCGATCGAGGAAATCGCCAGCAAGGTGATGAACACGCTTGGCATCCGCCGCGGGATGTTCTGA
- a CDS encoding DUF1249 domain-containing protein translates to MSSLAARPIHVPQLSRLGWLMALYAENHARLVRLFEPGDLAEGRYLSRTGDGLEVRLDVIVRHAYTSELRLAYDALPDPVTGEPDPSVYVRLYRDARQAEATHCYVGRRWQDTIGMFPPPKAVLGHRVRMNTFLGKWLQYLAEQGHGVATLAPLATSSGAPDAVLASAGTSPETTPR, encoded by the coding sequence ATGTCCAGTCTTGCCGCACGCCCGATCCATGTCCCGCAGCTCAGCCGCCTCGGCTGGCTGATGGCGCTGTATGCCGAGAACCACGCGCGCCTGGTGCGCCTGTTCGAACCCGGTGACCTGGCCGAGGGCAGGTACCTTTCGCGGACCGGGGACGGACTTGAGGTGAGGCTGGACGTGATCGTGCGCCACGCCTATACGAGCGAATTGCGCCTGGCCTACGACGCACTGCCGGATCCGGTGACCGGCGAACCGGATCCATCGGTGTACGTGCGCCTGTATCGCGACGCGCGCCAGGCGGAGGCGACGCATTGCTATGTCGGGCGCCGCTGGCAGGACACCATCGGCATGTTTCCGCCTCCCAAGGCGGTGCTCGGCCACCGCGTGCGCATGAACACGTTCCTGGGAAAATGGCTGCAATACCTGGCCGAACAAGGGCACGGCGTGGCGACCCTGGCGCCCCTCGCGACTTCATCCGGGGCGCCGGACGCGGTGCTAGCATCGGCGGGCACGTCCCCAGAAACCACCCCGAGGTGA
- a CDS encoding copper resistance protein B, whose amino-acid sequence MSRPSASGVARAVLGTLLACGNAAAQHEGHAQHAPTRPVPAAVGEAKPPRHAHDNAVGADQPHFPVPALTAADRAAAFPELGHGMEHASPRNWRVLLDHFEITDSDDGRGQRVEGEAWYGTDTDRLWLRAGVERDGGRTHHADAELLYGRSIGPWWDVVAGVRQDFEPGPSRTWGAIGIQGLAPGRFEVAATAYVGASGRTAAHLQLEYDLLLTNRLVLQPALGAWVHGEDDAARGIGSGLSSTETGLRLRYELHRQFAPYIGIVRERRHGRSAELRRAAGADGDETQWVAGVRWWF is encoded by the coding sequence ATGAGCCGCCCCTCCGCAAGCGGGGTCGCCAGGGCCGTCCTGGGCACGCTGCTGGCCTGTGGCAACGCGGCCGCACAGCACGAGGGCCACGCGCAGCACGCACCGACACGGCCGGTGCCCGCGGCGGTTGGCGAGGCGAAACCGCCCCGTCACGCGCATGACAACGCAGTGGGCGCCGACCAGCCGCACTTCCCCGTACCTGCACTTACCGCCGCGGACCGCGCCGCGGCCTTCCCCGAGCTCGGCCACGGCATGGAGCACGCCTCGCCACGCAACTGGCGCGTGCTCCTCGACCATTTCGAGATCACCGACAGTGACGATGGGCGCGGCCAACGTGTCGAAGGCGAAGCCTGGTACGGCACCGACACCGACCGGCTGTGGCTGCGTGCCGGCGTGGAACGCGACGGCGGGCGCACCCACCACGCCGACGCCGAGCTGCTGTACGGCCGCAGCATCGGCCCGTGGTGGGACGTGGTGGCAGGCGTGCGCCAGGACTTCGAGCCGGGACCGTCGCGCACCTGGGGCGCCATCGGCATCCAGGGCCTCGCGCCGGGGCGTTTCGAGGTCGCGGCGACGGCATATGTCGGCGCATCCGGCCGCACCGCGGCCCACCTGCAGCTGGAGTACGACCTGCTGCTGACCAACCGCCTGGTGCTGCAGCCGGCGCTTGGCGCCTGGGTGCATGGCGAGGACGACGCGGCGCGCGGCATCGGCTCCGGCCTGTCATCGACCGAAACCGGCCTGCGCCTGCGCTACGAGCTGCATCGCCAGTTCGCGCCCTACATCGGCATCGTGCGCGAACGACGCCACGGGCGCAGCGCCGAACTGCGTCGCGCGGCAGGTGCCGACGGCGACGAGACGCAATGGGTCGCGGGCGTTCGCTGGTGGTTCTGA
- a CDS encoding copper resistance system multicopper oxidase yields MTPDKPLDPARRQFVTGVAAAGSLLAFNSWAGNGPAIGRATPGTELRGREFDLAIGSTEVDFTGRVRRAITVNGQLPAPILRWREGDTVTLRVANRLPDATTSIHWHGILLPANMDGVPGLSFDGIAPGEAYMYRFTLRQSGSYWYHSHSLFQEQAGLYGAIIIDPIAPLPYRHDREHVVLLSDWTDHDPAALYRRMKKLAEFDNYYKPTVGDFVRDVRSDGLAATLRDRAAWGRMRMTPTDISDINAHTYTYLCNGSTPAANWTGLYRSGEKVLLRFINASAMTYFDVRIPGLKMTVVAADGLPIHPVSVDEFRIAVAETFDVIVEPSGQDAWTIFAQDMGRTGHARGTLAVRPGLAAPVPANDPRPLLTMDDMGHGSHAGGGKGMEGGCGAMMAEGGCGANMGHGGAMAMQAHPPREDGSPIVDMQTMTPAPRLDDPGIGLRDNGRRVLTYADMHSIGGDPDGRDPSREVELHLTGHMEKFAWSFDAQPFADAQPLRLNYGERMRIVLVNDTMMTHPIHLHGMWSDVEDADGNFQVRKHTVDMPPGTRRSYRVRADALGRWAFHCHLLYHMEAGMMREVRVEESA; encoded by the coding sequence ATGACACCAGACAAACCCCTCGATCCCGCGCGGCGCCAGTTCGTCACAGGCGTCGCCGCCGCTGGCTCCCTGCTGGCGTTCAACAGCTGGGCCGGCAACGGGCCCGCCATCGGGCGCGCGACGCCCGGCACCGAACTGCGCGGCCGCGAGTTCGACCTTGCCATCGGCTCCACCGAGGTCGACTTCACCGGACGCGTGCGGCGCGCGATCACCGTCAACGGCCAGCTGCCCGCACCGATCCTGCGCTGGCGCGAAGGCGACACGGTCACCCTGCGCGTGGCCAACCGCCTGCCGGATGCGACGACCTCGATCCATTGGCACGGCATCCTGCTGCCGGCCAACATGGACGGCGTGCCCGGACTGAGCTTCGACGGCATCGCGCCGGGCGAGGCCTACATGTACCGCTTCACGCTGCGCCAGTCGGGCAGCTACTGGTACCACAGCCATTCGCTGTTCCAGGAACAGGCCGGGCTGTACGGCGCGATCATCATCGATCCGATCGCGCCCCTCCCCTACCGCCATGACCGCGAGCACGTGGTGCTGCTGTCCGACTGGACCGACCACGATCCCGCCGCGCTGTATCGCAGGATGAAGAAGCTGGCCGAGTTCGACAATTACTACAAGCCGACTGTGGGCGATTTCGTGCGCGACGTACGCAGCGACGGCCTGGCCGCCACCCTGCGCGACCGCGCCGCCTGGGGCCGGATGCGCATGACGCCCACCGACATCTCCGACATCAACGCGCACACCTACACCTACCTCTGCAACGGCAGCACGCCCGCGGCCAACTGGACCGGCCTGTACCGCAGCGGAGAAAAGGTGCTGCTGCGCTTCATCAACGCCTCGGCGATGACCTACTTCGACGTGCGCATTCCCGGGCTGAAGATGACCGTGGTGGCCGCGGACGGCCTGCCGATCCATCCGGTGAGCGTGGACGAGTTCCGCATCGCGGTGGCCGAAACCTTCGACGTGATCGTGGAGCCGTCGGGTCAGGATGCGTGGACCATCTTCGCCCAGGACATGGGGCGCACGGGCCACGCCCGCGGCACGCTCGCCGTGCGCCCGGGACTTGCTGCACCCGTGCCGGCCAACGACCCGCGCCCGCTGCTGACCATGGACGACATGGGCCACGGCAGCCATGCCGGCGGCGGCAAGGGCATGGAGGGCGGGTGCGGCGCGATGATGGCCGAGGGCGGCTGCGGTGCGAACATGGGCCATGGCGGCGCCATGGCGATGCAGGCGCATCCGCCGCGCGAGGACGGCAGCCCGATCGTCGACATGCAGACCATGACCCCGGCGCCCAGGCTCGACGATCCCGGCATCGGCCTGCGCGACAACGGCCGGCGCGTGCTCACCTACGCTGACATGCACTCGATCGGCGGCGATCCCGACGGACGCGATCCCTCGCGCGAGGTCGAGCTGCACCTCACCGGGCACATGGAGAAGTTCGCGTGGTCGTTCGATGCGCAGCCGTTCGCCGACGCCCAACCGCTGCGCCTCAACTACGGCGAGCGCATGCGCATCGTGCTGGTCAACGACACCATGATGACCCACCCCATCCACCTGCACGGCATGTGGAGTGACGTCGAGGACGCCGACGGCAATTTCCAGGTGCGCAAGCACACCGTCGACATGCCGCCGGGTACGCGGCGCAGCTATCGCGTGCGTGCCGACGCGCTCGGGCGCTGGGCCTTCCACTGCCACCTGCTGTACCACATGGAGGCCGGGATGATGCGCGAGGTGCGCGTGGAGGAGTCCGCATGA